A genomic region of Granulicella cerasi contains the following coding sequences:
- a CDS encoding MFS transporter, which produces MPDEIITNAPGLSREALLRVLSSAAFLVFFQSYLIAPLVPTLAAEFHAPVDVVGLLVPAYLLPYGLSTLFYGPLSDRLGRKPVVLCLLAITVVTTAGVGTAHSIHALLLWRVLGGLATGGVIPIGLALLGDIFPYRERGRPIGWMFGAMAGGMAFGSTLGALLNPLIGWRAEFFITALLAMITLAFAYRFRGSMESPASPHRLHPAEIAKGYFELFRNPRAARGYAFIFFNGLFHSGIFSWLGLYFYQRYRLGDVGIGLALIGYGLPGMLLGPMIGKLADRIGRRRLIPAGILVAAACSALLIPKFPVLVAALAITVLSLGYDMSHPLLAGIITSVNPNRRGLAMGMNAFVLFSGFGSGTLLFSVLMKHGMNVALLAFTCFEALIGVAAVRLFSEEKSTEAR; this is translated from the coding sequence ATGCCTGACGAGATCATCACAAATGCCCCTGGTCTTTCTCGCGAAGCCCTGCTGCGAGTCTTGTCCTCCGCGGCATTCCTCGTTTTCTTCCAGTCCTATCTGATTGCGCCACTCGTCCCCACCCTCGCAGCTGAATTTCATGCTCCTGTTGACGTGGTCGGCTTACTGGTTCCCGCCTATTTGCTGCCGTATGGCCTTTCAACGTTGTTCTACGGACCGCTTTCCGACCGGCTTGGTCGCAAGCCGGTGGTACTCTGCCTTCTTGCAATCACTGTCGTGACCACCGCGGGGGTTGGGACAGCCCATTCGATTCATGCGCTTCTTTTATGGAGAGTGCTCGGCGGCTTAGCGACCGGCGGGGTCATCCCCATTGGCCTCGCGCTGCTGGGGGATATCTTTCCTTACCGTGAACGTGGGCGGCCTATTGGATGGATGTTCGGTGCCATGGCAGGCGGTATGGCCTTCGGGTCAACGCTGGGTGCCCTGCTCAATCCACTCATAGGATGGCGGGCGGAGTTCTTCATCACCGCACTGCTTGCCATGATTACGCTCGCTTTCGCTTATCGGTTCCGAGGCTCAATGGAGAGCCCCGCCTCTCCACACAGACTTCATCCGGCCGAGATCGCGAAAGGTTATTTCGAGCTATTTCGAAATCCTCGCGCGGCAAGAGGATACGCTTTCATTTTCTTCAACGGACTCTTCCACTCAGGCATCTTCTCCTGGCTCGGACTGTATTTCTATCAGCGCTATCGGCTGGGAGACGTGGGCATAGGGTTGGCGCTGATTGGGTATGGACTTCCTGGGATGCTGCTTGGACCTATGATCGGAAAGCTTGCGGACCGTATAGGACGCAGACGGCTCATTCCCGCTGGAATTCTAGTCGCGGCTGCCTGCTCGGCCCTACTCATCCCCAAGTTCCCTGTCCTCGTCGCTGCGCTCGCCATCACAGTTTTGTCCCTCGGATATGACATGAGCCACCCATTGTTGGCAGGCATCATTACTTCCGTGAATCCAAATCGACGTGGCCTCGCCATGGGGATGAACGCCTTCGTACTCTTCTCGGGCTTCGGCTCGGGGACTCTTCTCTTTAGCGTACTGATGAAACACGGAATGAACGTCGCTCTACTCGCGTTCACCTGCTTTGAGGCGCTGATAGGTGTAGCGGCTGTTCGCCTCTTCAGTGAGGAAAAATCGACAGAAGCACGTTAG
- a CDS encoding glycoside hydrolase family 28 protein, with translation MFVSRRAFVVSLPLVAGFTPKLRALSPHIFGAAGDGSTDDAPALQRAIDALAKSGGGVLTLDDDRTYVCGTIILKTGVTLHLGRRTVLRAIADRSKFVSTGALLFAEGADSISITGSGRIDGNEDAFLKKDANGEWIAGPTGMGPYDAEPHTDAPGVITGRPRVIFFVRCTNVHLESFTIERSPTWTLHLLGCVGAVIKQLKIANNTSIPNNDAIDIDHCRNVRVLDCDIVTGDDGVCIKTTAPFKGWGPCEDILVRGCRITSSSTAIKLGSAGPEDIRNVVVEGCIIRDSNCGVGIQNRDGAVFEDVIFSDLVIDTHYFEYSRWGAAEPIVITHLPRHKDQSSLGITRDIKFRGIICNGESGVYFYADRRAPLQGISLEDVVIKIRKTSEWAGGYYDRRPADDFPKPIPSVISGIHAENVIDYQESDCRIDMREARGRNYGPERTMINVKFTGGPK, from the coding sequence ATGTTCGTTTCTCGTCGCGCTTTCGTCGTATCGCTCCCTCTTGTTGCAGGTTTCACCCCGAAACTCCGTGCTTTGTCACCGCATATTTTTGGCGCTGCAGGGGACGGTTCGACCGATGACGCTCCGGCGTTGCAGCGCGCCATTGATGCCCTCGCCAAGAGTGGTGGAGGCGTGCTGACTCTGGATGACGACCGGACCTATGTGTGCGGAACGATCATTTTGAAAACGGGTGTGACGCTTCATTTGGGGCGTCGCACCGTACTTCGTGCGATCGCAGATCGCAGCAAGTTCGTTTCTACTGGCGCATTACTCTTCGCCGAGGGTGCTGACTCTATCTCCATTACGGGCTCTGGCCGGATCGACGGCAATGAAGATGCCTTCCTCAAGAAAGACGCGAATGGAGAATGGATTGCGGGTCCTACAGGTATGGGACCTTATGATGCGGAGCCGCACACGGATGCACCCGGCGTGATCACCGGTCGTCCGCGCGTGATCTTTTTTGTTCGCTGCACCAATGTGCATCTTGAATCCTTCACCATCGAACGCTCTCCGACCTGGACGCTGCACTTGTTGGGCTGCGTCGGCGCGGTGATCAAGCAGCTCAAGATTGCGAACAACACGAGCATTCCAAATAATGACGCGATCGACATTGACCACTGCCGCAACGTGCGTGTGCTCGACTGCGACATCGTGACGGGTGATGACGGTGTCTGCATCAAGACGACCGCTCCCTTCAAGGGATGGGGACCCTGTGAAGATATCCTCGTTCGCGGCTGCCGCATTACCTCCTCTTCCACAGCCATCAAGCTCGGTTCCGCTGGTCCAGAGGACATCCGTAATGTCGTCGTGGAAGGCTGTATTATTCGCGACTCGAACTGCGGTGTGGGTATTCAGAACCGCGATGGTGCGGTATTTGAGGACGTGATCTTCTCGGATCTCGTGATCGATACGCACTACTTTGAATACTCTCGATGGGGTGCTGCTGAGCCGATTGTTATCACGCATCTGCCGCGTCACAAGGACCAGTCTTCTTTGGGCATTACGCGCGACATCAAGTTCCGTGGCATCATCTGCAACGGGGAATCAGGAGTCTACTTTTACGCTGATCGTCGTGCTCCGCTCCAGGGCATTTCTTTGGAAGATGTTGTGATCAAGATCAGGAAAACAAGCGAGTGGGCAGGGGGCTATTACGATCGTCGTCCTGCGGACGATTTTCCCAAACCGATTCCATCGGTAATCTCAGGCATTCACGCGGAGAACGTCATCGACTATCAGGAGAGCGATTGCCGGATCGATATGCGAGAGGCGCGTGGTCGCAACTATGGTCCTGAGCGAACGATGATCAATGTGAAATTTACGGGCGGCCCCAAGTGA